The window CGCGGCCCCCTAGTAGCCCAGGAACAGACCCGCGTTATTGGCCAGAGCCTGCCGCAGAATGATGATGATGATGAACACGACCAGAGGCGCCAGATCCAGCGCGCCGGTATCGGGCAGGATACGACGGATCGGTCCGTAGATCGGTTCCAGAAGTCGGTTCAACCCGTCCCAGATCTGCGCGACGATCGGTTGACGCAGGTTCAGCACCTGAAAATTGATCAGCCAGGACATGATGATGTGGACGATCATGATGAACCAGATCACGTCGAGGATCAGCATCAGCGCCTGAAACAGTGTTGTCATAACTACGCCCCTCTCAGGCTTCGATTAGGATGCGCAGCATCCGGCGCAGCGGCTCGGCCGCGCCCCATAGCAATTGGTCGCCGACGGTGAAGGCGCCCAGATAGTCCGGACCCATCGCCAGCTTGCGGATGCGGCCGACAGGGATGGCCAACGTGCCGGTTGTCGCCACAGGCGTCAGGTCGCGCATGGTCGCCTCTTTCTCGTTCGGGACCACGCGGACCCAATCGTTGTCGGCGGCGATCATGGCCTCGATCTCGTCCAGCGGCACATCACGGCGCAGCTTGAAGGTCAGCGCCTGACTGTGGCAGCGCATCGCGCCGATGCGAACGCAGAAGCCGTCGATCGGGATCGCGGCCTCGTTCGAGCCGCCAACGGCATCCGGACCGAGACCAAGGATCTTGTTGGTCTCGGCCATGCCTTTCCATTCTTCCTTGGTCACGCCATTGCCCAGATCCTTGTCGATCCAGGGGATCAGGCTGCCGCCCAGGACCGCACCGAACTGCTGCGCCTCATCCGTGCCATCCATCGCGCGCTGACGCTCGATCACGCCGCGGTCGATGTCGAGAATGGCGGCTTTGGGATCATCCAGCAGTGGCCGCACGGCCTCGTTCAGCTTGCCATACTGGGTCAGCAATTCGCGCATATGCTGCGCGCCGCCACCCGAGGCGGCCTGATAGGTCTGGGTCGACATCCACTCGACCAGACCGGCCTTGAACAGCGCGCCCACGCCCATCAGCATGCAGGAAACGGTGCAATTGCCGCCAACCCAGTTGCGATTGCCCGCCACCAGCGCAGTGTCGATCACCGGGCGATTGACCGGGTCCAGCACGATCACCGCTTCACCGTCCATCCGCAACGTCGAGGCCGCATCGATCCAGTGGCCCGCCCAGCCGTCTGCA is drawn from Paracoccus tegillarcae and contains these coding sequences:
- a CDS encoding YggT family protein, with translation MTTLFQALMLILDVIWFIMIVHIIMSWLINFQVLNLRQPIVAQIWDGLNRLLEPIYGPIRRILPDTGALDLAPLVVFIIIIILRQALANNAGLFLGY
- the asd gene encoding aspartate-semialdehyde dehydrogenase; protein product: MQSEGDFDLIEPVFFSTSNAGGTAPLGEAPLADAHDLTALAQCDAIITCQGGDYTGAVFAKLRADGWAGHWIDAASTLRMDGEAVIVLDPVNRPVIDTALVAGNRNWVGGNCTVSCMLMGVGALFKAGLVEWMSTQTYQAASGGGAQHMRELLTQYGKLNEAVRPLLDDPKAAILDIDRGVIERQRAMDGTDEAQQFGAVLGGSLIPWIDKDLGNGVTKEEWKGMAETNKILGLGPDAVGGSNEAAIPIDGFCVRIGAMRCHSQALTFKLRRDVPLDEIEAMIAADNDWVRVVPNEKEATMRDLTPVATTGTLAIPVGRIRKLAMGPDYLGAFTVGDQLLWGAAEPLRRMLRILIEA